The Thioalkalivibrio nitratireducens DSM 14787 DNA segment CGTCGGGCGTCCTGCCCTATCATCCGTTCATGGAGGACACCATGAATCTTGCCGAACGCATAACCATCGATCCGGAAATCTGCCACGGGAAACCGTGTATCCGCGGATTGCGCTACCCCGTGGAAAGCGTCCTCGAATGGTTGGCGAGCGGCATGACGATCGACGACATCCTCGCCGATTATGAGGACCTGGAGCGCGAGGACATCCTCGCTGCGCTCGGCTACGCCGCGCGTGCCACCCACGTGAAACGCCTTGTTCATCCCGCGGCGTGAGGTTCTTGATCGACGCTCAATTGCCGCGGCGATTGGCCGCAAGCCTGAATGCACGTGGTCACGATGCCATTCATACCCTTGATCTTCCCTTGGGCAACCGCACACCGGACCGAGAGATCATTGCCCTCGCGGATCGACAGGCCCGAGTCGTCGTCACCAAGGACGATGACTTCGTGCAGTCCTTTCTGGTGAACGACGCACCACGACGGCTGCTCCTGCTATCGACCGGCAACATCTCCAACGCACACCTGGAGCGGCTGTTCTGGACGAACCTCGACACCATCGTCCACGGGTTCGACACGTGCAGGTTCGTTGAGCTTAGTCAGCATGCTCTGCTGATCCACGAGTGATATGCAGCAAAGCAGCTTGGTCTGCGACCGCTGGCTTCGCCCGCAGCGCCCGCGTCCTCGTCATCCCGGGCGCAGCGCAGCGGAGAGCCGATCCATCGGCCCCGAGCATAAACCTGTCCCTCTTTTACCCCAAGCCGGCCATACGCCCTCACCAACCCCCCAAATGATCCAAACCCTCAAGCAGCTCTGGGATCTCCTCACGCCGCCCGAGCGCCGAGAGTTCTTCCTGGTGCTCGGCATGGTGATGCTGATGGCCGCGCTGGAAACGGTCGGGGTGGTGTCGATCATGCCGTTCCTGGCGGTGCTCGGTAACCCGGACATCGTCACCGAACAGCCTGCGCTGCGCTGGGTATTCGAGCGCTTCGGCTTCACCGAAACCGGGTATTTCGTGGTCGCGCTCGGCCTCGCCTCTGCCGCGCTCGTTACGGCCTCCTCGCTGTTCAAGTCCGTCACGCTGCACACGCTGAACCGCTTCGCGAACCTCGAGCGCCACTCGATCAGCTCGCGCCTGCTTGCCAACCACCTGCGCCAGCCTTGCACAGGAGCATTGAGCGTGTCGAAGCTCGCTACGCCAGCAGCCCG contains these protein-coding regions:
- a CDS encoding DUF433 domain-containing protein, coding for MNLAERITIDPEICHGKPCIRGLRYPVESVLEWLASGMTIDDILADYEDLEREDILAALGYAARATHVKRLVHPAA
- a CDS encoding DUF5615 family PIN-like protein, with product MRFLIDAQLPRRLAASLNARGHDAIHTLDLPLGNRTPDREIIALADRQARVVVTKDDDFVQSFLVNDAPRRLLLLSTGNISNAHLERLFWTNLDTIVHGFDTCRFVELSQHALLIHE